One region of Balaenoptera ricei isolate mBalRic1 chromosome 5, mBalRic1.hap2, whole genome shotgun sequence genomic DNA includes:
- the SPRY1 gene encoding protein sprouty homolog 1 yields MDPQNQHGSGSSLVVTQQPALDNRQRLDYEREIQPAAILSLDQIKAIRGSNEYTEGPSVVKRPALRTAPRQEKHERTHEIIPINVNNHYEHRPTSHLGHAGLSHSTRGPILSRSTSTGSAASSGSNSSASSEQGLLGRSPPARPVSAHRSERAVRTQPKQLIVDDLKGSLKEDLTQHKFICEQCGKCKCGECTAPRTLPSCLACNRQCLCSAESMVEYGTCMCLVKGIFYHCSNDDEGDSYSDNPCSCSQSHCCSRYLCMGAMSLFLPCLLCYPPAKGCLKLCRGCYDWIHRPGCRCKNSNTVYCKLESCPSRGQGKPS; encoded by the coding sequence ATGGATCCCCAAAATCAACATGGCAGTGGCAGTTCTTTAGTTGTGACCCAGCAGCCTGCTTTGGACAACCGTCAGAGATTAGACTATGAGAGAGAGATTCAGCCTGCTGCTATTTTGTCCTTAGACCAGATCAAGGCCATCAGAGGCAGCAATGAGTACACAGAAGGGCCATCAGTGGTGAAAAGACCTGCTCTTCGAACAGCACCAAGACAAGAAAAGCATGAAAGGACTCATGAAATCATACCAATTAATGTGAATAATCACTATGAGCATAGACCTACCAGCCACCTGGGACACGCAGGACTCTCACATAGTACCAGAGGCCCCATACTGAGCAGGTCAACCAGCACTGGGAGTGCAGCCAGTTCTGGGAGTAACAGCAGTGCCTCTTCTGAGCAGGGGCTGTTGGGAAGGTCCCCACCAGCCAGACCAGTGTCTGCTCACAGGTCTGAAAGGGCAGTCCGGACCCAGCCCAAGCAGCTGATTGTGGATGACTTAAAGGGTTCCTTGAAAGAGGACCTGACACAGCACAAGTTCATTTGTGAACAGTGTGGGAAGTGCAAGTGCGGAGAATGCACAGCTCCCAGGACCCTGCCGTCCTGTCTGGCCTGTAACCGGCAGTGCCTTTGCTCTGCTGAGAGCATGGTGGAGTATGGAACCTGCATGTGCTTGGTCAAGGGCATCTTCTACCACTGCTCCAATGACGACGAAGGGGATTCCTACTCGGATAATCCTTGCTCCTGTTCACAGTCACACTGCTGCTCTAGGTACCTGTGTATGGGAGCCATGTctctgtttttaccttgcttACTCTGTTACCCTCCTGCTAAGGGATGCCTGAAGCTGTGCAGGGGGTGTTATGACTGGATCCATCGCCCAGGGTGCAGATGTAAGAACTCCAACACGGTCTATTGTAAGCTGGAGAGCTGCCCCTCCCGGGGTCAGGGTAAACCATCATGA